The following proteins are co-located in the Macadamia integrifolia cultivar HAES 741 chromosome 3, SCU_Mint_v3, whole genome shotgun sequence genome:
- the LOC122074960 gene encoding conserved oligomeric Golgi complex subunit 2, with protein MADPFPPRSPTDIFGDPIDSQPLWFKKDAFLQENFDSETYIADLRTFVPFDNLRSELQSHVSSLKHELVELINRDYGDFVNLSTKLVDVDGAIMRMRAPLTELREKISQFRTSVESSLASLQNGLRQRAEASAAREILELLLDTFHVVSKVEKLIKELPTDLSNGELTSTDKGSLSNGYAVNGTNLRETQSILLERIASEMNRLKFYMAHAQNLPFIENMEKRIKSASSLLDASLGRCFVDALENRDSNAIYNCLRAYAAIDNTNGAEEIFGTTIVSPLIQKVIPHSSSEAVVGSMGGELEEDYQQIMQYIDKECKFLLEISSSANSGLHVFDFLANSILKEVLLSIQKGKPGAFSPGRPTEFLRNYKSSLAFLTYLEGYCPSRSAIAKFRMEAIYIDFMKQWNIGVYFSLRFQEIAGALDSALTVTSLTPVSNEGNPQELTLKQSVTLLESLRSCWREDVLVLPCSDKFLRLSLQLLSRYSTWLSLGLAARKAGNAGSNPGSEWAISAIPEDFIFVLHDIDYLVDELSNDFLDHVLQLLASCSMEVLDLVKQSILQWGKSLKDLLPLIMNSMIEALVEKSVEDLRQLKGITATYRMTNKPLPVRHSPYVSGVLRPLKSFLDGERATTYLTKEARKKLLLGAATEITGRYHELATDLVTVARKTETSLQRIRQGAQRRAGASSDVSDQNVSDTDKICMQLFLDVQEYGRNLAAIGVAAADIPTYRSLWQCVAPLDRQTTIKF; from the exons ATGGCGGATCCCTTCCCTCCCAGATCTCCAACCGATATCTTCGGAGATCCGATCGATTCTCAACCTCTCTGGTTCAAGAAAGACGCATTTCTGCAAGAGAATTTCGATTCAGAGACCTACATAGCAGATCTCAGGACATTCGTTCCCTTCGATAATCTAAGATCGGAGCTCCAGTCTCACGTATCATCTCTCAAACACGAGCTCGTAGAGCTAATTAATCGTGACTATGGAGATTTCGTGAATCTAAGCACCAAGCTCGTCGATGTCGATGGCGCAATTATGCGGATGAGGGCTCCTCTGACGGAGCTACGCGAGAAGATCTCGCAGTTTAGGACGAGTGTCGAGTCTTCCCTTGCTTCCTTGCAGAATGGATTGCGTCAGAGAGCGGAGGCGTCGGCTGCTAGAGAGATCTTGGAGCTTCTCCTTGATACATTTCATGTTGTGTCTAAG GTTGAGAAACTTATAAAGGAGTTGCCTACTGATTTGTCAAATGGCGAATTAACGTCCACGGACAAAGGTTCTCTCTCCAATGGATATGCCGTGAATGGAACAAATCTAAGAGAGACTCAAAGCATCCTGCTGGAGAGAATCGCCAGTGAGATGAACCGACTAAAGTTCTACATGGCTCATGCACAG AACCTTCCCTTCATTGAGAATATGGAGAAGAGGATTAAGAGTGCAAGCTCATTATTAGATGCCAGCTTGGGGCGTTGTTTTGTAGATGCACTGGAAAATCGAGATTCAAATGCAATTTACAATTGCTTGCGTGCATATGCGGCAATTGATAACACCAATGGTGCGGAAGAAATTTTTGGCACGACTATTGTTTCTCCACTGATTCAGAAAGTTATTCCCCATAGCTCTTCAGAGGCTGTGGTTGGGTCAATGGGCGGTGAGCTTGAGGAAGATTATCAACAAATAATGCAATATATTGATaaggaatgcaaatttttgttGGAAATTTCATCCTCAG CAAATTCGGGTCTTCATGTTTTTGACTTCTTGGCAAATTCAATTCTTAAGGAGGTACTTTTATCTATTCAAAAGGGAAAACCAGGGGCATTCTCTCCTGGAAGACCAACAGAGTTCCTGAGAAATTACAAATCAAGCCTGGCTTTCCTGACTTATCTTGAAG GTTACTGTCCCTCCAGATCTGCAATTGCAAAATTTCGAATGGAGGCCATCTATATTGATTTCATGAAACAATGGAATATTGGGGTTTACTTCTCCTTGAG GTTTCAGGAGATAGCTGGGGCTTTGGATTCTGCACTTACGGTGACTTCTCTTACCCCAGTCTCTAATGAAGGGAATCCTCAGGAGTTAACATTAAAACAAAGTGTTACCCTCTTGGAGAGCTTGAGATCTTGCTGGAGAGAAGATGTTCTTGTTCTTCCCTGCTCTGACAAGTTTCTTCGTTTATCTTTGCAGCTCCTATCAAG GTATTCAACTTGGTTGTCTTTGGGGTTGGCTGCTCGAAAAGCGGGTAATGCAGGGTCCAATCCTGGGTCTGAATGGGCTATTTCTGCAATCCCTGAAGACTTCATTTTT GTACTGCATGATATTGATTATCTAGTGGATGAGCTTAGCAATGATTTTCTTGACCATGTACTTCAGCTTTTAGCTTCATGCTCCATGGAAGTACTTGATCTAGTAAAGCAGAGCATTTTGCAGTGGGGGAAATCTTTGAAAGATTTATTACCATTAATAATGAATTCCATGATAGAGGCACTTGTCGAGAAATCAGTTGAG gatTTGAGGCAGCTGAAGGGAATAACTGCAACATATAGGATGACGAATAAACCTCTTCCCGTAAGGCATTCACCCTATGTCTCTGGGGTCCTGCGTCCTTTGAAG TCTTTCCTTGATGGAGAGAGAGCCACCACATATCTGacaaaagaagcaagaaaaaaactGCTTCTAGGTGCTGCAACAGAAATTACTGGTCGATACCATGAATTGGCTACTGATCTTGTCACTGTG GCGAGGAAAACAGAGACGTCATTGCAGAGAATACGACAGGGTGCACAGAGACGAGCAGGGGCAAGCTCTGATGTCTCAGATCAGAACGTTTCGGACACAGACAAAATCTGTATGCAGTTATTCCTTGATGTTCAG gAATATGGGCGCAACCTTGCTGCTATTGGTGTTGCCGCAGCTGACATTCCGACATACCGTTCCTTGTGGCAGTGTGTTGCCCCTTTGGACAGACAAACAACAATCAAGTTCTAA